In Pseudofrankia saprophytica, one genomic interval encodes:
- a CDS encoding NDMA-dependent alcohol dehydrogenase, protein MVSSRAALLHGPGRDFKIETVDIDGPRAGEVLIEVRACGLCHSDEHARTGDMPMSHYPIICGHEGAGEVTEVGPGVTSVRPGDHVAMSFVPSCGVCGLCRTGRAFLCDEGAKLFSLGMMTDGRIAHRVGGEPVARYSQLGAFSERQLVAETSLVKIDPEVPWTVAALVSCGVATGFGSAVNRAEVKPGDTVAVLGVGGIGVSAVQGARIAGARRVFAVDPVEFKRDQALRLGATHAFASLDEAADQIRRLTAGAMCDAVICAFSVMRSELLEPALGLTGKDGTCVITAVAPAGQAQADVNLFMFAMTNKQIRGCLYGSQSPRVAIPRLLDLYRAGILKIDELVTRTYTLDQVNDGYADLEAGQILRGAIVF, encoded by the coding sequence ATGGTCAGCTCACGAGCGGCGCTGCTGCACGGCCCAGGTCGGGACTTCAAGATCGAGACGGTCGACATCGACGGACCCCGGGCCGGCGAGGTCCTGATCGAGGTGCGGGCCTGCGGCCTGTGCCACTCCGACGAGCACGCGCGCACGGGCGACATGCCGATGTCGCACTACCCGATAATCTGCGGCCACGAGGGCGCCGGTGAGGTGACCGAGGTTGGTCCGGGGGTCACCTCGGTCCGGCCGGGTGACCACGTGGCGATGTCGTTCGTGCCGTCCTGCGGCGTCTGCGGGCTGTGCCGCACGGGCCGGGCCTTCCTGTGCGACGAGGGCGCGAAGCTGTTCAGCCTCGGCATGATGACCGACGGGCGGATCGCCCACCGCGTCGGCGGCGAGCCCGTGGCTCGCTACTCCCAGCTCGGCGCGTTCTCCGAGCGTCAGCTGGTCGCCGAGACCTCGCTCGTCAAGATCGATCCCGAGGTGCCCTGGACGGTGGCCGCACTGGTGTCCTGCGGTGTCGCCACGGGGTTCGGCTCCGCGGTGAACCGCGCCGAGGTGAAGCCGGGCGACACCGTCGCCGTCCTGGGCGTCGGCGGCATCGGCGTCAGCGCGGTGCAGGGCGCGCGTATCGCGGGGGCCCGCCGGGTGTTCGCCGTCGACCCGGTGGAGTTCAAGCGCGACCAGGCGCTGCGCCTCGGTGCCACCCACGCGTTCGCGTCCCTGGACGAGGCAGCCGACCAGATCAGGCGGCTGACCGCGGGCGCGATGTGCGACGCGGTCATCTGCGCGTTCTCGGTGATGCGTTCCGAGCTGCTGGAGCCCGCACTGGGCCTCACCGGCAAGGACGGCACGTGCGTCATCACCGCGGTGGCGCCGGCGGGCCAGGCGCAGGCGGACGTCAACCTGTTCATGTTCGCGATGACGAACAAGCAGATCCGCGGCTGCCTGTACGGCTCGCAGAGCCCACGAGTGGCGATCCCGCGCCTGCTCGACCTGTACCGCGCGGGCATCCTGAAGATCGACGAGCTCGTCACCAGGACGTACACGCTCGACCAGGTCAACGACGGCTACGCAGACCTGGAGGCCGGTCAGATCCTCCGCGGGGCGATCGTCTTCTGA
- a CDS encoding SDR family NAD(P)-dependent oxidoreductase, translated as MSGLCEGKVALVTGASRGLGKAIAQRFAAEGATVVITARTMEPDDKYVGSLRETAQEIRAAGGSAVEIQCDLSQNADRERFFAAAVEAAGPPDILVNNAAVTFLRTLDGFPERRARLMFEMHVLAPMHLIQLAVPGMRARGGGWILNLTSIAGQRPVGPPFSEFDRTAGFGVYGTVKAALDRLTAAFAAELYTDRIAVNAAAPFQPVSTPGAGTLDLAKEDTEEIDLITETALILCTADPATTTGQVVYTQPFLQDLGRLV; from the coding sequence ATGTCAGGGCTGTGCGAGGGCAAGGTAGCGCTGGTCACCGGGGCGAGTCGAGGACTGGGAAAGGCGATCGCGCAGCGGTTCGCCGCCGAGGGCGCCACCGTGGTCATCACGGCGCGGACCATGGAGCCGGACGACAAGTACGTGGGTTCGTTACGGGAGACGGCGCAGGAGATCAGGGCCGCGGGCGGATCGGCCGTCGAGATCCAGTGTGACCTTTCCCAGAACGCCGACCGCGAGCGTTTCTTCGCCGCGGCCGTCGAGGCGGCCGGCCCGCCCGACATCCTGGTGAACAACGCCGCCGTGACCTTCTTACGCACCCTGGACGGATTTCCCGAACGGCGTGCCCGGCTGATGTTCGAGATGCATGTGCTCGCCCCGATGCACCTGATCCAGCTCGCCGTCCCGGGCATGCGGGCCCGTGGCGGCGGCTGGATCCTGAACCTCACCTCGATCGCCGGGCAGCGGCCGGTCGGGCCGCCGTTCTCGGAGTTCGACCGGACCGCCGGATTCGGCGTCTACGGCACCGTCAAGGCCGCGCTCGACCGGCTGACCGCCGCCTTCGCCGCCGAGCTGTACACCGACCGGATCGCGGTGAACGCGGCCGCGCCGTTCCAGCCGGTGTCCACGCCGGGCGCCGGCACGCTCGACCTGGCGAAGGAGGACACCGAGGAGATCGACCTGATCACCGAGACCGCGCTCATCCTCTGCACCGCCGACCCCGCGACGACGACCGGCCAGGTCGTCTACACGCAGCCCTTCCTCCAGGACCTCGGCCGCCTGGTCTGA
- a CDS encoding class I adenylate-forming enzyme family protein: MSALAGLGRAPADRAARYRAAGLWDNRLLADGVEVGADRRPDVVAVVDDERGLSYAQLATAVAAGVTALAARGVRAGDGVVLVSGNTRHGVIAYHALLRAGATTVLLDRRCGVADLRAALDALCARPRVIVPAAEAERLAEPLTEAVEVVSLELFDDVSGPPAEPSGSAEPSGSAGSAGSVGSRPLSPWAPTWAEPDRDRAAVVLFTSGTTSRPKGVVHSLNTLTAGADNMARTTSADERTVVFLVSPLTSITGLSQVHLAADRHATLALEDRFSPERTLRQMNAVGATLLGGAPVIAERLLRAAVAAGPDGAGIGLRTLALGGAMLPRPLLELATDTFGIEIARVYGSSEAPTFSGSLPGDDRERRLSDDGALLPGSEVRVGSSHHPREGLLRGPNLFLGYLDAADDEAAFEDGWFRTGDQLELHDGRLTVVGRLREVVNRNGLKISLTEIDAALADLPGAVEAACFGMPDPSTGERLAVAVWPADGIAVTLDAVVAHLVAQGVATRKLPEQVVRWDAPLPRTASGKLVRSRLVMDTPGKDSDLAARLADG, translated from the coding sequence GTGAGCGCCCTGGCCGGGCTTGGGCGTGCCCCGGCCGACCGCGCCGCGCGCTACCGGGCGGCCGGGCTGTGGGACAACCGCCTGCTCGCCGACGGCGTCGAGGTGGGCGCGGACCGCCGTCCCGACGTCGTGGCGGTCGTGGACGACGAGCGCGGGCTCTCCTATGCCCAGCTGGCGACGGCCGTGGCGGCGGGCGTGACCGCCCTGGCCGCGCGGGGCGTCCGGGCGGGCGACGGCGTCGTGCTCGTCAGCGGCAACACCCGTCATGGAGTGATCGCCTACCATGCGCTGCTGCGCGCCGGCGCGACGACGGTCCTGCTGGACCGCCGGTGCGGGGTCGCCGACCTGCGTGCCGCCCTCGACGCGCTCTGCGCGCGACCTCGGGTGATCGTGCCGGCGGCCGAGGCCGAGCGGCTCGCCGAGCCGCTGACCGAGGCGGTCGAGGTGGTGTCGCTGGAGCTGTTCGACGACGTGAGCGGGCCTCCAGCCGAGCCTTCCGGTTCGGCCGAACCTTCTGGCTCGGCAGGCTCGGCAGGCTCGGTCGGCTCGCGGCCGCTGTCGCCATGGGCGCCGACCTGGGCGGAGCCCGACCGCGACCGGGCCGCGGTGGTGCTGTTCACGTCGGGCACCACCAGCCGGCCCAAGGGCGTCGTCCACTCGCTCAACACGCTCACCGCCGGCGCCGACAACATGGCACGGACCACGTCCGCGGACGAGCGCACGGTGGTCTTCCTCGTCAGCCCGCTGACCAGCATCACCGGCCTGTCGCAGGTCCACCTCGCGGCGGACCGGCACGCCACGCTGGCGCTGGAAGACCGGTTCTCACCGGAGCGGACGCTGCGCCAGATGAACGCCGTTGGCGCGACCCTGCTGGGCGGCGCGCCGGTCATCGCCGAGCGCCTGCTGCGGGCCGCCGTGGCCGCCGGCCCGGACGGCGCCGGGATCGGCCTGCGGACGCTGGCGCTGGGCGGCGCGATGCTGCCGCGCCCTCTGCTCGAGCTGGCGACGGACACCTTCGGGATCGAGATTGCCCGCGTCTACGGCTCCTCCGAGGCGCCGACCTTCTCCGGAAGCCTGCCAGGGGACGACCGCGAGCGGCGGCTGTCCGACGACGGGGCCCTGCTGCCGGGCAGCGAGGTGCGCGTCGGCTCCAGCCACCACCCGCGCGAGGGCCTGCTGCGCGGTCCCAACCTGTTCCTCGGCTACCTGGACGCGGCGGACGACGAGGCCGCGTTCGAGGACGGCTGGTTCCGTACCGGTGACCAGCTCGAGCTGCACGACGGCCGGCTGACGGTCGTCGGCCGGCTCAGGGAGGTCGTCAACCGCAACGGCCTCAAGATCTCGCTGACCGAGATCGATGCGGCGCTGGCCGACCTGCCCGGAGCCGTCGAGGCCGCCTGCTTCGGCATGCCCGACCCGTCGACCGGCGAGCGGCTCGCGGTCGCGGTCTGGCCGGCCGACGGCATCGCGGTCACTCTCGACGCCGTCGTGGCCCATCTCGTCGCCCAGGGGGTCGCGACGCGCAAGCTGCCCGAGCAGGTCGTCCGCTGGGATGCGCCGCTGCCCCGGACCGCCTCGGGCAAGCTCGTCCGATCCCGGCTGGTGATGGACACACCCGGAAAGGACAGCGACCTGGCCGCCCGGCTGGCCGACGGTTGA
- a CDS encoding AMP-binding protein, producing the protein MSGASPDEAADLYQDLYRGAFLPDLLIAALRRHPDRPAIHLGESVLTGAQLSARISQYAQVYVAKGVRPGSGVAMLSTNRPEVLYAMGAYMVAGARNTSLHPLGSLDDHAYVLEDAQIETLVFDPAFAERAARLQERVPALKRLLSFGPCDVGEDLNALAEGHDPLPLVAPRLDAEGISAVAYTGGTTGQPKGVMATYRGSAAMTQILLTEWQWPTDLRHLVCTPLSHAGAPFIVPVLLQGGSVVVLPRFDAGAVLDAIERHRITSVFLVPAMIYAILDHPRLDQTDLSSLQTVFYGASAMSPTRLREAITRIGPVFFQFYGQTEAPQTVFVLRKEEHDPDDLSRLASCGRPVPWLKVALLDDQGHEVPRGEPGEICVRGPLVMKGYWNKPEQTAEALAGGWLHTGDIAREDERGFHTIVDRKKDMIVSGGFNVFPREIEDVLSTHPAVAAAAVIGVPDEKWGEAVKAVVVLRAGTAVSADELAAELAALVKERKGSHYAPKSVEFADTLPLTAVGKPDKLTLRQRYWSGAARRVG; encoded by the coding sequence ATGAGCGGCGCATCGCCGGACGAGGCGGCGGACCTGTACCAGGACCTGTACCGCGGCGCGTTCCTTCCCGACCTGCTGATCGCCGCGCTGCGCCGCCATCCCGACCGGCCCGCGATCCATCTCGGGGAAAGCGTCCTGACCGGCGCCCAGCTCAGCGCGCGGATCAGCCAGTACGCGCAGGTCTACGTGGCGAAGGGGGTGCGGCCCGGCAGCGGCGTCGCCATGCTCTCCACGAACCGCCCCGAGGTGCTGTACGCGATGGGCGCCTACATGGTCGCGGGCGCCCGCAACACCTCGCTGCACCCGTTGGGCTCGCTCGACGACCACGCGTACGTCCTCGAGGACGCCCAGATCGAGACGCTGGTGTTCGACCCAGCCTTCGCCGAGCGGGCCGCCCGGCTCCAGGAGCGGGTGCCAGCCCTGAAGCGGCTGCTGTCGTTCGGGCCGTGCGACGTCGGCGAGGACCTGAACGCGCTCGCGGAAGGCCACGACCCGCTGCCGCTGGTCGCGCCCCGCCTCGACGCCGAGGGGATCTCCGCGGTGGCCTACACCGGCGGGACGACCGGGCAGCCCAAGGGCGTGATGGCCACCTACCGCGGCAGCGCCGCGATGACCCAGATCCTGCTCACCGAATGGCAGTGGCCGACCGATCTGCGCCACCTGGTCTGCACACCGCTGAGCCACGCGGGCGCGCCCTTCATCGTCCCGGTCCTGCTCCAGGGCGGTTCGGTGGTCGTGCTTCCCAGGTTCGACGCCGGCGCGGTCCTCGACGCCATCGAACGCCACCGCATCACGTCGGTCTTCCTCGTCCCGGCGATGATCTACGCGATCCTCGACCATCCACGGCTCGACCAGACCGACCTCTCCAGCCTCCAGACGGTCTTCTACGGGGCCTCGGCGATGTCGCCCACCCGGCTGAGAGAGGCGATCACGCGGATCGGGCCGGTCTTCTTCCAGTTCTACGGGCAGACGGAGGCACCCCAGACGGTGTTCGTGCTGCGCAAGGAGGAACACGACCCGGACGACCTGTCCCGGCTGGCCTCCTGCGGCCGGCCGGTGCCGTGGCTGAAGGTCGCGCTGCTCGACGACCAGGGGCACGAGGTGCCGCGCGGCGAGCCCGGGGAGATCTGCGTACGCGGGCCGCTGGTCATGAAGGGCTACTGGAACAAGCCGGAGCAGACCGCCGAGGCCCTCGCCGGCGGCTGGCTGCACACCGGCGACATCGCCCGCGAGGACGAGCGCGGCTTCCACACGATCGTGGACCGCAAGAAGGACATGATCGTCAGTGGCGGCTTCAACGTCTTCCCCCGCGAGATCGAGGACGTGCTCTCGACGCACCCCGCGGTGGCCGCGGCCGCCGTCATCGGCGTGCCCGACGAGAAATGGGGCGAGGCCGTCAAGGCCGTCGTGGTGCTCCGCGCCGGCACGGCGGTGTCGGCCGACGAGCTGGCGGCGGAGCTAGCCGCGCTGGTCAAGGAGCGCAAGGGCTCCCACTACGCCCCCAAGAGCGTCGAGTTCGCCGACACCCTCCCGCTCACCGCCGTCGGCAAGCCGGACAAGTTGACCCTGCGCCAGCGCTACTGGTCGGGCGCGGCCCGCCGGGTCGGCTGA
- a CDS encoding enoyl-CoA hydratase/isomerase family protein — protein sequence MVDGPSTQGPLIVEARGAVRVVTLNRPDALNAADETLHPALAQVWPELDADPKVRAIVLTGAGAAFSAGGDLGLLDRMVKDVELRAHIMAEAADIVRGMTSVRVPIVAAVNGPAVGLGCSLAAMSDLVVIEEHAYFADPHVALGLVAADGGALTWPLLTSLLRAKEFILLGDRLPAADALRLGLANRVVPTGTSVTTAVELATRLAALPPQAVIETKAILNGALHHAMTSSLSAALDRETASFDEPAFQRNLAAMLSRAAGRPSR from the coding sequence ATGGTCGACGGTCCGAGCACGCAGGGTCCCCTGATCGTCGAGGCGCGCGGGGCCGTGCGGGTCGTGACGCTGAACCGGCCCGACGCGCTCAACGCCGCCGACGAGACGCTGCACCCGGCGCTGGCCCAGGTGTGGCCGGAGCTGGACGCGGACCCGAAGGTCCGCGCGATCGTCCTGACCGGGGCGGGCGCGGCGTTCTCGGCGGGCGGCGACCTCGGCCTCCTGGACAGGATGGTCAAGGACGTCGAGCTGCGCGCCCACATCATGGCGGAGGCGGCGGACATCGTCCGCGGGATGACGTCCGTGCGGGTGCCGATCGTCGCCGCGGTCAACGGTCCGGCGGTCGGTCTCGGCTGCAGCCTCGCCGCCATGAGCGACCTGGTGGTCATCGAGGAGCACGCGTACTTCGCCGACCCGCACGTGGCGCTCGGCCTGGTCGCCGCCGACGGTGGGGCCCTGACCTGGCCGTTGCTGACCAGCCTGCTGCGCGCCAAGGAGTTCATCCTGCTCGGTGACCGGCTGCCGGCGGCCGACGCGCTGCGCCTCGGGCTGGCCAACCGGGTGGTCCCGACGGGGACGTCGGTCACCACCGCCGTGGAGCTGGCGACCCGGCTGGCCGCGCTGCCCCCGCAGGCGGTGATCGAGACCAAGGCGATCCTCAACGGCGCGCTGCACCACGCGATGACGTCCTCGCTGTCGGCGGCGCTCGACCGGGAGACGGCGTCGTTCGACGAGCCGGCGTTCCAGCGCAACCTCGCGGCGATGCTGAGCCGGGCGGCCGGCCGGCCGAGCCGGTGA
- a CDS encoding SDR family oxidoreductase yields MSEADMCAGRTCIVTGAGRGLGREYALLLAQHGANVVVNDVGGSRDGTGGSSGPATEVVDEITAKGGSAVANTDDISSWDGAARLVGQAVDTFGGLDVLVNNAGILRDRMLFSMSEDEWDAVIRVHLKGTFAPSRHAAAYWRERAKAGETNDARIINTTSVSGLYANVGQTNYGSAKAGIAAFTQIAAQELGRYGVTVNAIAPGALTRLTANLEITDEIRSTFSPAAVAPVIAWLASADSRDVTGQVIEASGIVLAVAEGWHRGPSTNPVESPGEAGEAVRRLLADARPRTLFHEVS; encoded by the coding sequence ATGAGTGAAGCCGACATGTGCGCGGGCAGGACCTGCATCGTCACCGGCGCGGGACGCGGATTAGGCCGGGAGTACGCGCTCTTACTGGCCCAGCACGGCGCGAACGTCGTCGTCAACGACGTCGGTGGCAGCCGGGACGGGACCGGCGGCAGCAGCGGCCCGGCGACCGAGGTCGTCGACGAGATCACCGCCAAGGGCGGCTCCGCCGTCGCCAACACCGACGACATCAGCAGCTGGGACGGCGCAGCGCGGCTCGTCGGGCAGGCGGTCGACACGTTCGGCGGCCTCGACGTCCTGGTCAACAACGCCGGCATCCTGCGCGACCGGATGCTGTTCTCGATGTCCGAGGACGAGTGGGACGCGGTGATCCGCGTCCACCTCAAGGGCACGTTCGCCCCGAGCCGGCACGCCGCCGCCTACTGGCGGGAGCGCGCGAAGGCCGGCGAGACCAACGACGCCCGCATCATCAACACGACCTCCGTCTCCGGTCTGTACGCCAACGTGGGTCAGACCAACTACGGCTCGGCCAAGGCCGGGATCGCCGCCTTCACCCAGATCGCCGCCCAGGAACTGGGCCGGTACGGCGTGACCGTCAACGCCATCGCCCCGGGCGCCCTCACCCGGCTCACCGCCAATCTGGAGATCACCGACGAGATCCGCTCGACCTTCTCCCCCGCCGCGGTCGCCCCCGTCATCGCCTGGCTGGCCTCCGCCGACTCCCGCGACGTGACCGGCCAGGTGATCGAGGCGTCCGGCATCGTGCTGGCGGTCGCCGAGGGCTGGCACCGCGGCCCCAGCACCAACCCCGTCGAGTCTCCAGGTGAGGCCGGCGAGGCGGTGCGACGGCTGCTCGCCGACGCCCGCCCCCGCACGCTGTTCCACGAGGTCAGCTGA
- a CDS encoding nuclear transport factor 2 family protein → MLPSPADQVAIGGLLARYCLTLDLDDVEGWVGLFTPDASYLVYGRSFDGRDALRAMMRAAPGGLHLGGPPVIDMVGPDEARTTRNLLFVDRADGVARHAVYSDELVRTPDGWRISRCRCQFITPDGLSDRPARPRKPAPEGS, encoded by the coding sequence ATGCTTCCCTCGCCCGCGGACCAGGTGGCCATCGGCGGCCTGCTGGCCCGCTACTGCCTGACGCTCGACCTGGACGACGTGGAGGGCTGGGTCGGTCTGTTCACCCCGGACGCCAGCTATCTGGTCTACGGGCGTTCCTTCGATGGGCGTGACGCGCTGCGGGCGATGATGCGCGCGGCTCCCGGTGGACTGCACCTCGGCGGCCCGCCGGTCATCGACATGGTCGGTCCGGACGAGGCCCGTACGACCCGCAACCTGCTCTTCGTCGACCGCGCCGACGGGGTCGCGCGGCATGCCGTCTACAGCGACGAGCTCGTCCGGACCCCGGACGGCTGGCGGATCAGCCGCTGCCGGTGCCAGTTCATCACGCCGGACGGCCTGTCCGACCGGCCCGCGCGCCCGAGGAAGCCGGCCCCGGAAGGTTCGTGA
- a CDS encoding acyl-CoA dehydrogenase family protein, with protein MAWDFATDPDYAELLTWADAFVREECEPLDLVVRESHDLHDPVRQALIPPLQAIVKEKGLWATHLGAELGGPGFGQVKLALLNEILGRSVCAPIVFGSQAPDSGNSEILARFGTPELKKRYLEPLLDNRIVSSFSMTEPQGGADPKIFTTTATLDGDEWVINGEKWFTSFAALASFLIVMTVTDPDAPPYQRQSMFVVPAGTPGVNILRNVGMGYEPVGQGSEGYVRYENVRVPADHMLGPRGGAFMVAQTRLGGGRIHHAMRTVGLVRRIFDMICERAVSRFTQGEVLGDKQLVRQMVADSWMEIEAFRLLTLQTAWKIDKFQDYKAVRADISAVKAMMQKVLHDVSSRALQLHGSLGTTHEMPFVHYLVESFVLGLADGPTEVHKVTLARELLKGYSPAEGLFPSGHLVRLRAEAEAKFADRLAGIPRT; from the coding sequence GTGGCATGGGACTTCGCGACCGATCCGGACTACGCCGAGCTTCTGACCTGGGCCGACGCGTTCGTGCGCGAGGAGTGCGAGCCGCTGGACCTGGTGGTCCGGGAGTCACATGACCTCCATGACCCGGTCCGGCAGGCGCTCATTCCGCCGCTGCAGGCGATCGTCAAGGAGAAGGGGTTATGGGCGACCCATCTCGGCGCCGAGCTCGGCGGGCCGGGCTTCGGGCAGGTGAAGCTCGCCCTGCTCAACGAGATCCTCGGCCGGTCGGTCTGCGCGCCGATCGTCTTCGGCTCGCAGGCCCCCGACTCCGGTAACAGCGAGATCCTCGCCCGCTTCGGCACGCCGGAGCTCAAGAAGCGCTACCTCGAGCCGTTGCTCGACAACCGCATCGTGTCGTCGTTCTCGATGACCGAGCCGCAGGGCGGCGCCGACCCGAAGATCTTCACGACCACCGCGACGCTCGACGGCGACGAGTGGGTCATCAACGGCGAGAAGTGGTTCACCTCGTTCGCCGCCCTCGCGTCGTTCCTGATCGTGATGACGGTGACCGACCCGGACGCGCCGCCGTACCAGCGGCAGTCGATGTTCGTCGTCCCGGCCGGGACACCCGGCGTGAACATCCTGCGCAACGTGGGGATGGGCTACGAGCCGGTCGGCCAGGGCAGCGAGGGCTACGTCCGGTACGAGAACGTCCGCGTCCCGGCCGACCACATGCTCGGCCCGCGCGGCGGTGCGTTCATGGTCGCCCAGACCCGGCTCGGCGGCGGCCGCATCCACCACGCGATGCGCACGGTCGGGCTGGTCCGGCGGATCTTCGACATGATCTGCGAGCGGGCGGTCTCCCGCTTCACCCAGGGCGAGGTGCTGGGAGACAAGCAGCTCGTGCGGCAGATGGTCGCCGACTCGTGGATGGAGATCGAGGCGTTCCGCCTGCTGACCCTGCAGACCGCGTGGAAGATCGACAAGTTCCAGGACTACAAGGCCGTCCGCGCGGACATCTCCGCGGTCAAGGCGATGATGCAGAAGGTGCTGCACGACGTCAGCTCGCGGGCGCTGCAGCTGCACGGCTCGCTCGGCACGACCCACGAGATGCCCTTCGTGCACTACCTCGTCGAGTCGTTCGTGCTCGGGCTCGCCGACGGGCCGACCGAGGTCCACAAGGTCACCCTCGCCCGCGAGCTGCTGAAGGGGTACTCGCCCGCGGAGGGCCTGTTCCCGTCGGGCCACCTGGTGCGCCTGCGCGCCGAGGCCGAGGCGAAGTTCGCCGACCGCCTCGCCGGAATCCCACGGACCTGA
- a CDS encoding phosphotransferase, whose amino-acid sequence MMTIEIDLGTLESRLAVIGLTGLRRLSGGASSLSYVGTATVDGISRPVVVKAAPPGLEPVRNRDVLRQASMLRRLAATEVPVPTVLWEDPGDPPEVPPVFVMSFVPGASFEPLFDRDGDGGGDPDDGGDPAVVADRMLDAARTLAALHRLSPAALGLADEPQVGLADEVRRWTRALGTVDPTLVPGWERVAEALLATEPAAIAPAVVHGDFRLGNLLASGPTVTAVIDWEIWSVGDPRVDLGWFLINADPATYGRRTRYAEALPAPADLAATYAERLGRDVPALDWFQAFACFKSAATWSLIVKHSRRRPAPDPMAEELAGALPGLLTRAADLLG is encoded by the coding sequence GTGATGACGATAGAAATCGACCTGGGCACGCTCGAGTCGCGGCTCGCGGTCATCGGACTCACCGGCCTGCGTCGCCTGTCCGGCGGCGCGTCCAGCCTGTCGTACGTCGGAACGGCCACCGTCGACGGCATTTCTCGTCCCGTCGTCGTAAAAGCAGCGCCACCGGGCCTGGAACCGGTGCGCAACCGTGATGTGCTGCGCCAGGCGTCGATGCTGCGCCGGCTGGCGGCGACCGAGGTGCCGGTGCCCACGGTCCTGTGGGAGGACCCCGGCGACCCGCCCGAGGTGCCGCCGGTCTTCGTGATGTCGTTCGTGCCGGGCGCCTCCTTCGAGCCGCTGTTCGACCGCGACGGCGACGGCGGCGGCGACCCCGACGACGGCGGCGACCCGGCCGTCGTCGCCGACCGGATGCTCGATGCCGCTCGTACCCTCGCCGCGCTGCACCGGCTGAGCCCCGCCGCGCTGGGGCTGGCCGACGAGCCCCAGGTCGGCCTCGCGGACGAGGTGCGTCGCTGGACACGCGCACTGGGAACCGTCGACCCGACACTCGTGCCCGGCTGGGAGCGGGTCGCGGAGGCGCTGCTCGCCACCGAGCCGGCCGCGATCGCGCCGGCCGTCGTCCACGGCGACTTCCGCCTCGGCAACCTGCTGGCCTCGGGCCCCACCGTCACCGCCGTCATCGACTGGGAGATCTGGTCGGTCGGCGACCCCCGGGTGGACCTCGGGTGGTTCCTCATCAACGCCGACCCGGCCACCTACGGCCGGCGGACCCGCTACGCCGAAGCGCTCCCCGCGCCGGCCGACCTCGCGGCGACCTACGCCGAGCGCCTGGGCCGCGACGTCCCGGCGCTGGACTGGTTCCAGGCGTTCGCCTGCTTCAAGTCGGCCGCCACCTGGTCGCTGATCGTGAAGCACTCCCGGCGCCGGCCGGCGCCGGACCCGATGGCCGAGGAGCTGGCCGGCGCGCTGCCCGGGCTGCTCACGCGGGCCGCCGATCTGCTGGGCTGA
- a CDS encoding SDR family NAD(P)-dependent oxidoreductase, whose translation MNLTDASAIVTGGAGGLGAATVRHLVELGIGVAVFDRDGERARNLAAELGPATAAVVGDVTADADVQAAIDAARSLGTLSVVVNVAGGGTRPARTVGRDGEPHDMATFVDTMAKNAFGTFNVTRLAAAAMGANTPDEDGQRGVVVNTGSLAGLEGQAGQVAYASAKAAILGMTLPLARDLAPLGIRVCGIAPGTIGTDLMLSASQQLKDKLVASIVFPPRMGRPIEFALLVEAIVRNPYLNGENIRLDAAQRFPAK comes from the coding sequence ATGAATCTCACGGACGCGTCGGCGATCGTGACGGGCGGCGCCGGCGGCCTCGGTGCGGCCACCGTCCGCCACCTCGTCGAGCTCGGCATCGGTGTCGCGGTCTTCGACCGGGACGGCGAGCGCGCGAGGAACCTCGCGGCGGAGCTCGGGCCCGCGACGGCGGCGGTCGTCGGCGACGTCACCGCCGACGCCGACGTCCAGGCCGCGATCGACGCCGCCCGGTCACTCGGCACCCTGTCGGTCGTGGTCAACGTGGCCGGCGGCGGCACCCGCCCGGCGCGCACCGTCGGCCGCGACGGGGAACCGCACGACATGGCGACGTTCGTCGACACGATGGCGAAGAACGCGTTCGGCACGTTCAACGTGACCCGGCTGGCCGCCGCCGCGATGGGGGCGAACACACCGGACGAGGACGGTCAGCGCGGCGTCGTGGTGAACACCGGGTCACTGGCGGGGCTGGAAGGACAGGCCGGCCAGGTCGCGTACGCGTCGGCGAAGGCCGCCATCCTGGGGATGACGCTGCCCCTCGCCCGCGACCTGGCTCCACTGGGCATCCGGGTGTGCGGCATCGCGCCGGGCACCATCGGCACCGATCTCATGCTCAGCGCCTCCCAGCAGTTGAAGGACAAGCTGGTCGCCAGCATCGTCTTCCCGCCCCGCATGGGTCGCCCCATCGAGTTCGCCCTGTTGGTCGAGGCGATCGTCCGCAACCCCTATCTCAACGGGGAGAACATCCGGCTCGACGCCGCGCAGCGGTTCCCCGCCAAGTGA